A stretch of DNA from Microcoleus sp. FACHB-831:
CGCTGATGCAGCCGCCTACGCAGCTCCACAAGAGCTGGCTGTAATGCTTGAATTGTCGGCCGAATGCGAGATAAGTCAACAGGAAGGGGGTTTAAAGAAGTGGCAAACATTTATTTAGCGACTATATATTAGCGATTAGCTTTTAGCTAAACTGATTGGTGCATTTCCATGCATTAGTGTAGATTTTGGTTAATAACAAGTAACCAAAATCTACAGTTAAAGCGGCATCAATTGTTCTATATCTAAATCTGATGCAACTTTAGCTAGTTTATCTAAATCGGTTGGGTCAGCTAGATGCGGCATAACACCTAATACTGATGTATTTGTTAAAGATTGGATTAAATCGGCTGGAGCCAAATCGCCAATTTCTTGATCGCAACGAGACTGAACGCAATTAAGTACAATTCCTTTAAGGCGGACGCCCGACTGCCGAGCTAGGGCAACATTAGCCACTGCTTGGGCGATCGCTCCCAATCTAACTGGCACCACCAATACAGTTGGGAATCGCCAATCCCTAGCCAAATCCGCGACCGTCATTTCATAAGTCACAGGCGAACCTAATCCCCCGGCTGCTTCCACCAAAACCCAATCCCTCGATGCCCGCAACTTGTTAAATGCCTGCCATACTCGTCCCAAGTCAACACTAACTCCTTCTCGTTCAGCAGCTATGGGAGGAGCTAGGGGAGCCTCAAAATATAGTGGGTTAAGTTCATCAGGAGATTGATTAAGTGAAAACAGCCTAGCATATAACTCGCGATCGCCTGCTCCCGCCTGAATCGGTTTCATAATCCCCAAGCTGCGGGATGGACTATAGATCTGCCAATATGCAGCCAAAGCAGTTGTCAAAACTGTTTTTCCAGCATCCGTATCAGTTCCCGCAATTAGTAGCGCGTTCATTTAATAGGGGCTAAGGGTTAAAACTCAGCCATAAGTATGGACTATTTATTATGAAACATTAAAGCAACTTTTGCTTTTCGTATCTCGCCCTTAACCGCTACTGCCTGGGAACAATCTTCTTCTTAGTTGCGAACGCTCACATCTAGAGTAAAGTTCGTCTCCTCAGTCGCAATAACATCAATTTGATATAGGCCAGCAGTGGGCAGCGGCTTATTCCAAGACACAACTCCCGAAGCATCTTCCACCAGCTGTCCATTAGGATAACGAATATTTAAAGTTACCGCGCTCTGTAGAACTTCAACTGCAAGTACCTGATCCTCCTCACTGAGGTTAACCAAATAACGCTTAATCTTCTGCGGACTTGTTATACCCGAAACTTGCACTGGCTCACCACTAGGCGGCAATTCGAGCTGTGCGATGTCAAATTCTGGGACGGCGGGACTTATACTCGGCGTTGGGGTAGGAGTTTCAGTTGGCAACGGTGTAGAAGTGTCAGTTGGCGGAGTCGTAGGAGTTTCAATTGGGGCTGGCGTCGGAGTGACAAATTTTTCCAAACTAATAGCCAACTTGTAGTTGCTTTCAGGCAGTCCCCTAATGGGCCTCAACTCAATGGTGTACTCGCCAGTAAAGGGAAGCGTGCCTTTCCAGTCCAAGACGCGGTTCGCCTTGTCACCCACTGGGTTTTTATCTGGCCCCAATACAGTCATCAAAACGCCTTGACCGTTTAGGGTGGCTGTAAGCTGTTGATTCTGTTCTCCGGTAATAATGTAATTAACCGTTGCGTTTTCTTTAAGATTACCCTGTTTAGAAATAGTTGTTCCCAATCGTAAGTCTAGGCGCTGACTGTAAGTTTCAGGGGAGGCGCTAGGTGTTAGTGTCGGTAAAGGCGTTGGTGTTGGTGTCGGTAAAGGCGTTGGTGTTTCTGAGGGGAGGGGTGTGGGAGTTGGTGTCGCAACAAAAATTGGTGTTGGAGATATTTGAGCTTCCTGGCTGGTAATAAACGCTCTAACTGCCGCCCAGGAGCCAAACCCAGCTACTACAGCGACGCACGTACCCAGAGCGACGATAAACGCAGGGTTTTCCCCGATAGAGCGGTTAGTCGGTTGAGGAATTACTGGATCTGGTCTATTGGTATCAGCGAGATTTGGCTTGAGTGGCGTCTGTTTGCCTACCACAGCAATAGTTTGGACCTGTGATGAGGGCGAGGAATTGGAGAGCGGGGAAGGGGGGTTAGGAATCGGATAGGGAGAATTCATTGCCCCCAGCGCCTTTTGCCCGCTCTCTTGCTCCCTATTGAGAGCTTGCAGTATTTCTCCAGCTGATTGGAAGCGATCGCTAGGTTTATAACTCAACATCCGATTTAAAACACCAGCAAACCCATCGCTAACATTAACCCAACCCTGCCATTGCCAACTAAGCTGGATGTCGTCAAATAATTCTTGAGGCTCTTTGCCAGTAAGCAGCACTATAACTGTCACCGCTAAAGCATAGAGGTCGCTGCTAGGATAGGCTCGTCCGCTTTGGAGTTGTTCGCTGGGGGCATACCCCAGTTTGCCCGCTGTTGTCACTGGTTTCATTGGATCTGGCAATTGAATGCGGCTAGCCAGTTCCTTGACAACACCAAAATCGATTAAAACGGGGAGGCGATCGCGATCGCGCAAAATGATGTTGTCTGGTGCAATATCTCGGTGAACTATCCCCTTGCTGTGGACATACGCTAACACAGGCAACAACTGCCGCAAAAATTCCAACACTTCTGCTTGCGAAAAAACATTTCCCTGACTTTGACGCTCATCGAGCAGAGTACGATATGTCTTGCCTTGCACGTACTCTTGCACCAAGAACAGGCGCAGATATTGCTCAAAGGTAGCTCGGAACTGAGGAATCTGCGGATGCTGAATTTGGTAAAGAATTGCCGCCTCTCGTTGGAACAGTTCCCTCGCCTTATCCAGCGCCAAACCCTGTGTAGTCTGCAAAATCAATTCCTTTAAAGCACAATATTCCTTAAAACGCCCCTGGTCTTCTGCCAAATACATCCGCCCAAACCCTCCCTGTCCGAGGACGCTCAGCAAGCGGTAGCGGTTTTGCAATATGGTTCCGATTGGCAGGAGGGGTTGCATAAACAAAGGCGTTTGATCTAATCAAGGTGAGTAGAGTCTAGGAGACACTATTAGCTAGTTTTTCCTATATCTACAGTTCCAAGTCTGCTACTTTCGGTCTTTTTGTTCCTCCCCAACCTCTTAGGTAAATTAACTTACGCCGTATTTTTTCATTAATAAGGTTTGTAGACTTCTAATTTAAAGGTGAGTTGCCAATTGTTAAAAAACCTATATTTTTCTAACCTTCAAGCTGTTCTAGGTATGACTTATCCGCCAAATGGCTTAAGGTCGGGATTAAAAAATGGATCGGCCATCCGCCAAATGGCTGAAGCTAGGTAAAAACAAGTTGAATATTCTATCTTAAAAATTAAATTTCTTGTATTAACTTAAAAGCTTATCCTAGCCTTCATACAAACTTTATAAATCAAGTATATGTGGCGTATATGAGCAGGAATGATAAGATTGCAATCGAGTAGCTCTAGAGGGTCTGGTGTGATCCATTCTGCAACTTTAACGCTTCAGCATACGCTGTCTCCGATTGCCGACAATAACCGTCTGCGGCTGTTTTCGGGTTCTGCCAACGTGCCGCTATCTCAGGAAGTAGCTCGATATCTTGGTATGGACTTGGGGCCAATGGTCCGCAAACGGTTTGCCGATGGTGAGCTGTACATTCAAATCCAGGAATCCATTCGGGGTTGTGATGTATATCTAATTCAGCCAACGTGCCATCCAGTGAACGATAACTTGATGGAGTTGCTGATTATGATTGATGCCTGTCGTCGTGCTTCGGCACGCCAGATTACGGCAGTGATACCTTATTATGGCTATGCCAGGGCAGACCGCAAGACAGCTGGGCGGGAGTCAATTACTGCCAAGTTGGTTGCGAACCTGATCGTGAAGGCTGGAGCCAGTCGCATTTTAGCAATGGATTTACACTCAGCCCAAATCCAGGGCTATTTTGATATTCCATTCGATCATGTTTACGGCTCACCTGTGATCTTGGATTATCTGGCTAGCAAGCAACTATCCGACATTGTTGTAGTTTCACCAGATGTGGGAGGTGTGGCTAGAGCTAGAGCATTTGCCAAAAAACTGGATGATGCACCCCTAGCAATTATTGATAAACGTCGCCAAGCCCATAATGTCGCGGAAGTGATGAATGTGATTGGCGATGTCAAAGGCAAAACGGCGGTGCTGGTAGACGACATGATCGATACCGCAGGCACCATATCAGAAGCAGCCAAAATATTACGCAAAGAGGGAGCGCGTCAGGTTTACGCCTGTGCTACTCATGCGGTTTTCTCGCCACCAGCAATTGAACGCTTGTCCAGCGGCGTGTTAGAGGAGGTGATTGTAACCAATACAATCCCAGTAGCGGAACAAGATCGCTTTAAACAACTGACGATGCTTTCTGTTGCAAATGTGCTGGGGGAAACGATTTGGCGGGTTCACGAAGATAGTTCTGTAAGTAGTATGTTCCGTTAAAGGGGACAGTTTGAGTTATGAGTTTTGAGTTAAAAATTTATACTCATAAGTCTAGGAACGGAGAAAATCTGGCTCTCTATAAAACTCATAACTCCTGCACCCGCGAACCTCTGCCCGCTTTTTTGTGAGTTGCGAAGCGCCTGCCGCTTCGCAATTTTACAGTTTTATCCTTAAAACGACGAGCTTCTGGCAAAATGGTTGTAATTGCCCGCACGGCCTAGTTACTAGCGGCGCCTTATTGCCAGAATAACCCCATGACCCAAGTTACATCGGCAGAAATTGCACAGTTTCGCTCTCAATTAGCAGATTATCCCGATGCCTTAATATCTTTAGATGTGATTGAGGACTGCGAAGGAGATTTAGAAGATGCGGCGATGGTGCTGGCAATTAGAGTAGGACAGCAACCAGATATAGCCAATTCAGTATGGTTGGATAGTCTAGCCAAAAAATGCCGTGCTGTTATCTGCCAGGAAGAATTTAGAAACGATTTGGTAAATGGAAACTTTTCAGGGATGATGGGACACTTGGCAGCAACAAAACTTTGCCCTGCGCTGTTGGTAACACCCGTTCTAATGTATGTGTTTCAGCAGGGCGTAAATAAGTTTTGCGAACCTATGGACCGTGTATCTTAGCCTCTACAACTCTTCTCGGTTCCTCTGCTGCCATAGCTTAAGGCTCCACCACATTCCCACAGCAGCAAAAGTGCTGAGGATTGGAGATAGCAGTAAGAAAGGTAGATGTGGGGAAGGGTTAGAAAAAGGCGATCGCCATGTTGCTATTATTTGGCTAAAGCTAGAGGCTACAATTAGACCTGCGGCAAGACCAGCACCAACAGCTTCAATGGTATGAACCAGGTTGCGTTCCAGTTCTTTTTGGTAGCTGTGCAACTGGTGGGTAAGTTCTTGTTGCTCATCAATGTTCTTACTTGGCACCCCTTCTAATAATGGGCGATCGCTCTGTTGTGTGTCAGAAAATTCGCTTGCTTTTTCATCCTGTTGACGCTGGCGATCGCGATGCAGATCGCACTCAGCGCGTTCAATTTCTACAATGCCTCGGATAGAGGCGATCATCTGCTCAAATAAGTTGCGGCCAGGAACAAGGTAAGATAAATCTACTTGAATTTGGGTCTGAAACTGATTGCAGGTGCGGTCGTGGAAATTTTGCAAGAAGCGCACGTCATCCCCTGCCTGACTTAGCTCCTGAATTTCCCCAAGTCTTGCTTCATAGTTCTTGGCGTTATTCGCGATCGCAGTACCGTCATCTTCCAAGTCCCGCAAATCGCAAGCATATTGAAATGCCCTCGCAGGCATTTGACTCAGCAATTCTTTGCCAACTCCATATAACTGTGACGTTTCCCCCAGTAACGTCTGGAAGTTATGCACCTGCTGCTCTAGTTCATAGTAACGCTGACGAGCTTCGCGATTCCTTTGGCGAGATTCGTGATAAGCGTAAAGAATTTTATGGCGGCAGCATAACAAATTCAACAACGGGAAGTAAGCTTTCTGAGCCATCACCAATGTTTTAGGCTGACCGTGATTTAGCCACACTAGGATGTGACACTGCTCATTTGGACTCTGAACTTCACTTTTAGAGAGAACATCATACTCAAAAATAGGGCTAGCAAAGAGCCTGCCTTGGGCAATACATTCTATCCCAGCCCCGGTTGAATCTGGTAACAGCGCTTCCACGCAGGCATCTGCCACATTGCGATCGCCTGATGCATCGTCCCCCAGTTCCGCAAATAACAATAGCGTCTGACCCAAAGAAGCCCCAATGTGCTGTGGTAGCAGACACCCATGAGGATTGAAGCGGCTTAAATCGGCAATTGGGACGGTAGTAGTTTTGTATTGCAGCGTCAGTTCGGCTGCGTAAGTATCATGTAGCTTGAAAGGATAAATTAAACCACTAAGGTTGGAGCCATTTTCTAAAGGAACAGGCTCAAAAAGCAGACAACCAGTTGGCTGGATTAGCTCAATGCGATCGCCCCTTTGCCTTTTCTCACCATCGGGATTATATTCACCGTTCTGATAACAACTGAGTTTGTCTCGCAGAGATTGCAATTCTGGAAACGGGAGGTACTTTTCGCCGACAGCGGCCAATTTTTCCCACAGATACGCAGCATTTTCTACAACCTGCTGGGGGCCTTCAGCAAGACTGTGACGCCTATGAAAGGCATAGAGGGTAATTCTGGGGTTCTTAACCCGTCGTGCCAGAATGGTGTTATTCATGGACGGAGCTGTGAATGTTGCTCGGAATGGGGGTGTAACTATGCCAGCCCGCATAGATTAGCACTTCCCCGTATGTATTATCATCCTTTTGACTGTTGTGGGATGTTGTGCGTAACCAAAGCGTTAGCCGTTAGCACGCGATAACATAGCAGTATCGCTCCTATGTTATCGCGTGCTTATTTGCTAGGGTTAGGGTTGATCTAATTTCTTTTTACTAGATATGCTGGGCTTAGCGTCAGCGTCAGCGTAGCGAAGTGCGCTAGCACGTTAGCGAAGTGCGTTAGCGCGTTCGCTGCTCTTTACAGAGCATTGCCTGTTCCCGATCGAGAGCGGAAAAGCTTCTGGCAAAATTGTAATTAGTTATCTAAGTATTTCCCACCAGCGCCTTTGAATTGCCACATTATGCAAATAGTGGCTGAATACCATTCATCTGCTTGCGATATCAATACCAACAAGGAAAGCATCAATCATACTTGTTTGCCATTCAAAATTTTGCTTTCCTGTAATGTGAGGAAATTTTCACCACACATTATTCAGAGGCGATAGTCCTGCTATTGTTATTCATTTGCTACCCCAGCACATCCGCAACCGCAATCTCTACATCAGGAAACGCTTGGATAAATAATGTTTGACCGCGATAAAACTTCTGCCTTTCTTGATAACCTTCTGTTGAAGGTTGTCTGTATACTTCCAGACATTGCCCATTGATATCCACCAGCCAAACTTCAATAATGCCTTGTTCAGCGTAGAGGGGAATTTTTACATCTCTATCCGTCTCTACTGTTGTATCGGCAACTTCAATTATTAATAAAATATCATGTGCTTGCGGATGAGCAGACTCGTAGAAATCTGCACGGGGTTGCAGCAACGCCACATCTGGCTGAGGTTGAGAAGCATCATCCAATTCAATGGGATTTTGAGTATCGACTAAAGCGCGTCTGCCTAATTTTTCAGATAGTAATGTATCTAAGCGCCTCACATGGGCTGCGTGTCTTCTGCCAATTGGGGACATTTGAACAATTTCTCCTCGGATTAATTCCACCCTGTCATCTTCTGTGAGAATACCTGCCTCTACCATGCGATTGTATTCTTTTACAGTAAATAACCGTCTGAGCAGTCCAGTTGTCATCATCAACTCCTATTGTTATCTGAGTTTCTATTTTAGTTATCCTTAATTTTCATCCCGTTGTGCTATTAGGCTGGAAGTTACTTAGCTAATCCCAAAAAAACATGAATTGCAGCCTCAGTGCTGCTTGCTACCAAAAAGCCTGTCTTCCACAAGGGGGATGTTAAGCAATAACCTTTGTTCGACCATCTAAGTGACTCACAGGAGAATACGGCGATGCAATTGGCAGGTAAAGTTGCACTGATCACTGGTGCGGGTTCGGGTATTGGGAAGGCTGCTGCTATACTGCTGGCTAAAGAAGGGGCGAAAGTAGCAGCATTAGGTCGGAGCGAGGACGAAATCAAAGAAACCATTGCTACGATACAAGACAGTGGTGGAGAAGCCATAGCCGCGATCGCTGATATCTCCCAAACCGAACCAATGCAACAAGCCGTAAACCAAATAATTGATAAATGGGGACGGCTTGATATAGTTTTCGCTAACGCCGGAATTAATGGTGTTTGGGCATCCCTGGAAGATCTAGATCCTGACGAGTGGGACAAAACCATGAACGTCAATCTTAAAGGTACGTTCCTCACCGTCAAATATGCGGTACCCCATCTTAAAAAACAAGGTGGTTCCGTAATTATCACTTCTTCCGTCAACGGCACACGGATGTTCAGCAACACTGGCGCAACAGCCTATGCTTGCAGCAAAGCCGCTCAGGTAGCGTTTACCAAAATGGTGGCGCTGGAACTTGCCGAACACCGCATCCGCGTCAACGTAATTTGTCCGGGGGCAATTGACACAAATATTGACCAAAACACCGAACACCGGGATTTAGATAAGGTTCGCGAACCTGTCGAGTATCCTGAAGGAGAAATTCCTTTAACAGATGGCAAATCTGGAACATCAGAGCAAGTGGCGCAGTTGGTGTTATTTTTAGCATCAGAAAACTCCAGCCACATCAGCGGGACGGAGATTTGGATTGATGGTGCCCAATCGTTGCTGGTGGGTTAATCGATTTTGGATTGAGGGGGGCGATGCTCTGTAAAGAGCCGCTAACGCGCTAACGCACTTCGCTAACGTGCTAGCCCACTTCGCTACGCTGACGCTGACGCTAAACCGGGGCAAATTTCCATAAAGCATCGGCATCTAGGCAAATTAGCATTGCCAACTACTAGACATCAGCATTAGCTATGCTATACTAGGGAATCCATGCGGATGTGGCGGAATTGGCAGACGCGCTAGATTTAGGTTCTAGTTTCGCAAGAAGTGAAGGTTCAAGTCCTTTCATCCGCATAAGACAAAGCTAAATGCCTTGATATATATCTAACTCGAAGCATAAGGTTTTCATCACGGAAAACTTATGCTTCTAATTTTTTATAACCCTGTAGATTGCCAAGAAATTACTTCCTAGTGACTTACACCACGCTTTCCAGCGCCCGTTTGAACTCAAGAGCCGTTTTAAAGTAAATTTCTGGCTTATCCACCAGTGCCAAATCAATAACTTCCGCCAATCGTTGCGGAATTGAGGCATCGCGTTGACGAATGGGTACGGCATCGGTTTGCAATACCACCAGCAACGGGTCTTTGTCCATGAAGTCGCGCGGCCAAGTACCCGTTAACATGGTGTAGAGTGTCGCGGCTGTAGCCCAAACATCTACCTCTGGCTTGGCGTATTTGAAATCAATCACCTGCTGTCGCGGCATAAAGGGCAACGTGCCTGCTACTTCGCTGCCACTCATTGTGTGACCGCTTAAACCCGCTTGGTCAAAGGCTTTGGCTAACCCGTAGTCGCCGACTTTGGCAATGTAGGAGTTACCAACTTTGGTGAGGAAGATGTTGTTTGGTTTGATGTCGCGGTGTACCAAACCCCTCCCTTTGCCAATCGTGCCGTCAGCGCGTCTAACAGAGGGAATTTCGGCGTTGTGGGCGTATTCCAAACCATCTAAGGTTTGCAGGATAATTGGAAGGGCTTCTTTAATCGACAAGCGCCCGCCCCGTTGTTCCATTAAATCCCCTATGCTGCCGCCGTTGCAATACTCTAGGGTAAAGAAGAACGTGCCATCCGAGTAACCATAATCCAGCAGTTTGACGACATGGGGATGGTTCAAGGCTTTGGTGTTGTCCATCTCCCGCAGGAATTTATCAATAGCGCGTTGATTGGCGGCGATTTTGGGTAGCATTACTTTCAGCGCTACCGACTGGCCATTTTGCTGATTGAGGGCGAGGTAAACTTCACCAAAGCCTCCCTCACCTACCTTTCTCACGAGTTTGTAACCCTGAATTGCCGTTAGCTTTTGGTCACCGCCTGCGGCTTTTTGAAGTAGACCTTTGATAATTTCCCAAAAGTTGGGCTTTTCCGGTGCAATGTTAGGCTTGTGCAGCTTGGCTTTGAAAACGTCTATAGTCTGCGATTCTTCCGGTTCAACGTGGATGCTGACTCGGAAGATGGTGTTACCTAACTCGATGACATCGCCTTCGTGTAAGTCGTACTCTGGGAATTTCGACTCTGCGCCTTGTGAGGGAGTTTGGTGGGGTTGGCGCTGTCCGATTTTCTTGCTGTTGACGTAGGTGCCGTTTTTACTGCCGAAATCGCGCACGCGGATATCTGGGGGGTTGATGTCGAGGAGGCAGTGATAGCGGGAGATGGTACGATGGGCTTCGTCATCCGGTAGTTGGGGATTGCATTCATTGGCGCGACCGATGAGGCAGGTGGTGCGGGAGTCGAAGGTAAATTCTTGACCGTTGAGATTACCTTGGGTGATGGTGAGGGTGACTTGGGTTGGCATCGGTGGATGGTTTAAATTTTGGGTATTGCCTTTGGCATTGCCAATAGGTTTAAGCTGCCTGTCTGAGTATTGAAGAGCCAACTCTTCCCTGTCATCAACATAATGGTAAGGATCGTGCCTCGACAACCCCGCGAACTCAAACCCGAATACTGCTATCACATCACTACTCGCTGCAATAGTCGTGAATTTCGCCTCACACGCTTAGAATGCCGCCAGATGTTAATCTACGCTATCAAGAAAGCCAGGGATAAGTATGGGTTCAAGCTATATGCTTTGTGTATTATGAGCAACCATGTTCATTAGACCTCTTGCAAAAATCCATGAATCACCCCTCCCCAGCCCTCCCCGCGAGTTCGGGGAGGGGCAAGACTTCAAGTTTTTCCCCCCTTAGTAAGGGGGGATTAAGGGGGGTAATTTCGACTTTTGCAAGAGGCCTATTATTTGCTTGAACCTCAACAACCAGAGGATTTACCCAAAATTATGCACTGGCTGAACTGGTATACTGCCATGTGCTTTAACCGGATGTTGAATCGCACGGGGCATTTTTGGGAAAAGCGATACCACAGCACGGGTTTTGCTAATACAGATAGGCGTAGAGCATTAAATACCTTGCGATACATTCATGCTAATCCCAAGGCGGCTGGGATGCAGTACGGCTTTTTTTATGATTTCAGCAACTACGGGATACACGACAGACTGAGTGATGATGGTTTAACTCAGTGGCATCCTGCCTTTTTGAAACTTGGTAAGGATTTGGATGAATGCGCGGCTAAGTATCGCAAGTTTTGTAAAAAGTATCGACCCCAGACTAAGCCAGAGGTAAAAAACCATTGGGGTAGTCGCCTGTTGGCAGGAATGAGGCTGAAGGGGAAACCCAGCAAAAAGTCACCGGGTCAAATTTGTCTTCCTTGGGCAGAGTGGGAGCCATTAGATCCGGAGGTCTTCAGGGTGGCAGAAAAGTTCGTCTTAGCTAATTGTTACAACCCAGCAGGAGCGGCGACCATGCTCTCTGACTCGTCGCAGTACCAGGTATCGGAAAGCTAGACAGCTCAAGGCTTCGTGGAAACGATGACCTTAGCAATTTTTCACAAATTGCTCAAGCCTTTATATGTTACACTTTACAAGTCTCTACGCGAGAGAAGAAAGTCAAGTGACTTATTAGCCCTAACAAAAAATTTCATCAAGGAAAACCTCCGCTGCTTCCGCAAGTATTCCCATCCCACAACTTCCCAAAAACTTGGAAGATGTCCAAAAGGGGCATCATATAGGGTTAACCGATAGTATTGGCAGCTTATCCAGTTGCCTTCCACTCTCCAGCCGACGCGATCGCCAAACTTTTCATAGGCGCAATCCGCGTTATGGTTCCCCCCAACGCTTTCCCAGATGCGCTTCTGCACAGAAAAGCCGAAGCGCCCATTGCTGTATTTTACCCAGAGTTGGTCGATAGTGCGTAGGTCTTTGCAAGGAAAACTGTTGATGGAATCCACATCGAGCCAGCCTTCGCTTTCCCTTCTAGCTGCCTTGAGCATCACCCGGTAAGTTTCCTCATCAGCCTCTTTCCACTTTCCCGCCTTGAGTAAATCCCGCAGATTGCGGTAATCTATCCCCCTCTCGGAACTCAAATCGTCAGCTTCAGCTTCGGTAAACAGCGCCAACCACTCTTGCACCGACTGCGGACGGTCTTTTGGTTCCAGTGCCATGCCCTTAATAATGGCATCATTCACCCTGTCACTAATTTTGGGATTGTGTTGCTTAGGCGGTACTAAAGGAATGCTGAACTCTTTCCTTATGTCCGCAGCAGGCGGCAATTGGTAAGTTAGCAAATTGTAAAGTGTCGCCGCTAACGCATAAACATCAGTATAAGCACCCCGTTCAGCACGTCTTTGGTACTGCTCAATCGGTGCAAATCTCTCTGTTATGTAGTTGGTATGACTTTGCTCCTTGCCAGAGATAAACTCACGAGCCAGACCAAAATCAATTAAAACGGCATCCAAACTCCCTCGACGCAGCATAATATTAAGTGGCTTGACATCGCGGTGTAAAAATCCCTGGTTGTGGATAAAGGTTAGCGCATCCCCAACTTGCCGGATAATCCTTAACGCTTCTTGCTCCGACAAAACACCTCGCTCGTCTAAATAAGAAGCTAAATCCTGCCCCTCGATATATTCCATCACCATGCACCACAGCCCATCCTGTTGAAACAATTGGGGCAATACTTTAACAATATGGACATGGCGGCAACTGGCTAAACACATCGCCTCGTTAACAAAATTTTCTTGAATTGCCGCAAAATCCGGTTTACTTTGCTGTAAGGCGTTGAGGGTTTTAATAGCAACGAATTGACCGGATGGCTGCTCTCTAGCTCTATAGGTAACGCCGAAGCCACCAAAGCCTAAGAGTTCTTCAACGATGTATTTGCCGCCTTTAAGCTGTTGCCGTGGTGCCCAGTGGCTCATATTGAGTTAGGGAGTAGGATTAGGATTTTCTCTCGTGCTTTACGCAACTTGTCAAAGAAGCAAGGTATTTTCCCTATTAATCTAAGTTAATCTAAGTTAAATTGGCAACTTCTGGTGTGAAGCGTTTGAGTTTCGTCACAAAGACTCACCAAGCACCGCCTTAAGTTTCGATTTCAACTAACTAATTGCTGCTTCGCTTCCCACACCACAATTTGCTGATGTAGCTGCTGTTGGCGCGATTCCCTATGGGATAGCTACGCTTCACGCACTTTGGAGGATGAGGAGATGCAATCGCCCAAACTGAACTCAACACTCCTGTTACTTATTAGATGGGCGCTGTTTTAGTATCTACTTTTAATATTCTCTAACAGCTTTTTCTAGAAGGAATGCTACCAAGCATATTCTACAGGTTTGCTCCCTACTAAGTAGGTAGACATAATTAAACTAAACATCTCATGTAGGTTGACTTGAGGAACGAAACCCAACATTGATATGGTTTTGATGGGGTCTGCTGGCGCTCTAACCATCCTACAAATAATTAGATCCATCTACTTAGCAGATAGTTGAATTGCAAGTTTTTGGAAATATTGCCCAAAAAATAAAGCTCCTTTTTTAAATAAAAGGAGCTTTATTTTTCAACTTATATAGCAGTCCTATTTGATTTGTGAAATATTTTTTTAACGAACCGCGTCAGCGGAGCGAAG
This window harbors:
- a CDS encoding protein kinase, whose protein sequence is MIAVFGFEFAGLSRHDPYHYVDDREELALQYSDRQLKPIGNAKGNTQNLNHPPMPTQVTLTITQGNLNGQEFTFDSRTTCLIGRANECNPQLPDDEAHRTISRYHCLLDINPPDIRVRDFGSKNGTYVNSKKIGQRQPHQTPSQGAESKFPEYDLHEGDVIELGNTIFRVSIHVEPEESQTIDVFKAKLHKPNIAPEKPNFWEIIKGLLQKAAGGDQKLTAIQGYKLVRKVGEGGFGEVYLALNQQNGQSVALKVMLPKIAANQRAIDKFLREMDNTKALNHPHVVKLLDYGYSDGTFFFTLEYCNGGSIGDLMEQRGGRLSIKEALPIILQTLDGLEYAHNAEIPSVRRADGTIGKGRGLVHRDIKPNNIFLTKVGNSYIAKVGDYGLAKAFDQAGLSGHTMSGSEVAGTLPFMPRQQVIDFKYAKPEVDVWATAATLYTMLTGTWPRDFMDKDPLLVVLQTDAVPIRQRDASIPQRLAEVIDLALVDKPEIYFKTALEFKRALESVV
- a CDS encoding transposase, translated to MVRIVPRQPRELKPEYCYHITTRCNSREFRLTRLECRQMLIYAIKKARDKYGFKLYALCIMSNHVH
- a CDS encoding serine/threonine-protein kinase yields the protein MSHWAPRQQLKGGKYIVEELLGFGGFGVTYRAREQPSGQFVAIKTLNALQQSKPDFAAIQENFVNEAMCLASCRHVHIVKVLPQLFQQDGLWCMVMEYIEGQDLASYLDERGVLSEQEALRIIRQVGDALTFIHNQGFLHRDVKPLNIMLRRGSLDAVLIDFGLAREFISGKEQSHTNYITERFAPIEQYQRRAERGAYTDVYALAATLYNLLTYQLPPAADIRKEFSIPLVPPKQHNPKISDRVNDAIIKGMALEPKDRPQSVQEWLALFTEAEADDLSSERGIDYRNLRDLLKAGKWKEADEETYRVMLKAARRESEGWLDVDSINSFPCKDLRTIDQLWVKYSNGRFGFSVQKRIWESVGGNHNADCAYEKFGDRVGWRVEGNWISCQYYRLTLYDAPFGHLPSFWEVVGWEYLRKQRRFSLMKFFVRANKSLDFLLSRRDL